Proteins co-encoded in one Fusarium fujikuroi IMI 58289 draft genome, chromosome FFUJ_chr06 genomic window:
- a CDS encoding probable LAP3-member of the GAL regulon, whose amino-acid sequence MGAQPSKPTLHEKAVMERLRSLQLQEDDEYVEISSDAEKGTVGPLTREAQGLSIHVLESWQSAILKDPKNKLALTALSSANPRQVLTSLPIEIADQQIYNVKIPFEGDPITNQRSSGRCWLFASTNVFRIAIMKRYNLESFELSQQYLFFWDKLEKSNWFLEQIIDTAGEDLEGRVVQTLLGDIVSDGGQWDMVYNLVEKYGLVPQTLYPDTWNAQSSGILNSVIKTKLREFALKLRGLINSKSGVTATTLSSAKDKMLREISLIMTLLLGPPPSSEETFTWQYNDKNGKSHQLKATPKEFAKNIYSSDFRITSSTIESMISLVDDPRHEPLSLLSVSRLGNIVGGRGVSYVNVDIDTLKGTCIKMLKAGLPIFFGSDVGKFSDSKSGIMDLDLIDYELGFNTSLLGMSKAQRLTTQESQMTHAMVLTAVHLDEETGKPIRWRVQNSWGTAAGDKGWFVMSDAWLDEFVYQAVVDPRFCSKEVRDVLKKEAIVLPPWDPMGALA is encoded by the exons ATGGGTGCTCAACCATCAAAGCCAACACTTCATGAGAAGGCTGTCATGGAGCGCCTCCGTAGTCTCCAGCTccaggaggatgatgaataCGTCGAAATTAGCAGCGACGCTGAGAAGGGCACGGTCGGACCCTTGACTCGCGAGGCTCAAGGTCTATCTATCCATGTTCTCGAGTCCTGGCAGTCTGCTATTCTCAAAGATCCCAAGAACAA ACTCGCACTCACGGCACTGAGCTCAGCAAACCCGAGACAGGTGCTCACTTCACTGCCGATCGAAATCGCGGACCAGCAGATCTATAATGTCAAGATCCCATTCGAGGGAGATCCGATCACGAACCAGCGCTCAAGCGGCCGCTGCTGGTTGTTTGCCTCCACAAACGTGTTCCGAATTGCCATCATGAAGCGATATAATCTCGAGAGCTTTGAGCTCTCACAGCagtatctcttcttctgggacAAGCTTGAAAAGTCAAACTGGTTCCTGGAACAGATCATCGATACCGCAGGAGAGGATCTTGAAGGACGTGTCGTTCAAACCTTACTGGGCGACATTGTTTCTGATGGTGGCCAGTGGGACATGGTCTATAACCTTGTCGAGAAGTATGGTCTAGTACCTCAGACACTCTACCCTGATACATGGAATGCCCAGAGCTCCGGCATTCTTAATAGTGttatcaagaccaagcttcGTGAATTCGCACTCAAGCTACGGGGTCTAATTAACTCTAAGAGTGGTGTCACAGCTACCACACTCTCGTCGGCGAAAGACAAAATGCTCCGTGAGatctctctcatcatgactcttctccttgggcCACCACCAAGCTCCGAGGAAACCTTCACCTGGCAGTACAACGACAAGAATGGCAAGTCACATCAGCTCAAGGCTACACCTAAAGAATTCGCCAAGAACATATATAGTTCCGATTTCCGCATCACTTCCAGCACCATCGAGAGTATGATCTCACTTGTGGACGATCCTCGGCACGAGCcgctctctctcctctctgTTTCGCGACTTGGTAACATCGTGGGTGGACGTGGCGTGAGTTACGTGAACGTTGATATCGATACCCTCAAGGGAACATGCATAaagatgctcaaggctggtctgcccatcttcttcggcagTGACGTGGGTAAGTTCTCCGACTCCAAGTCGGGCATTATGGACCTCGATCTCATCGACTACGAACTTGGTTTCAACACTAGCTTGCTCGGCATGAGCAAAGCACAGCGATTGACGACACAGGAGAGCCAGATGACTCACGCTATGGTGTTGACTGCAGTTCATCTGGACGAGGAGACCGGCAAGCCTATCCGTTGGAGAGTGCAGAACAGTTGGGGTACTGCGGCTGGTGACAAAGGATGGTTTGTTATGAGTGATGCTTGGCTCGACGAGTTTGTTTATCAGGCTGTTGTAGACCCTCGCTTCTGCAGCAAGGAGGTTCGTGATGTGCTCAAGAAGGAAGCGATTGTTCTCCCGCCATGGGATCCTATGGGTGCCCTGGCCTAA
- a CDS encoding probable woronin body major protein precursor codes for MYATAPTTSAWLGTQFAFASHPRSTSALKPSGLSKAYQPPSQYQTSHTHVEVDTHRHPYYSTPIDLAEREYRQRYRPAQAFSTEDPTSHSHSHSHYQTQDNFQANNYTVEGRPAPQFYSSEKTEINNFTVDGRSSRPQYNQTEKTEFNNFTVDGRSSRPQYTSEKTEINNFTVDGRSSQPQYRDTKTTQVNNFTVDTPVARPSNKKDVRFTEETVETTKVDNTKSKMGYYDDDGQYNSFRAGAHKLGDRIAHGGRRDIEIDIHEGPRPSADCLLNTVSIPCHHIRLGDFLMLQGRPCQVIRISTSSATGQYRYLGVDLFTKQLHEESSFISNPAPSVVVQSMLGPVFKQYRVLDMQEGQIVAMTETGDVKQGLPVIDQSNLYSRLHSAFESGRGSVRVLVLNDGSRELAVDMKVIHGSRL; via the exons ATGTACGCTACCGCGCCAACCACCTCAGCTTGGCTGGGTACCCAATTTGCTTTTGCTTCACATCCCCGGTCCACTAGTGCGCTTAAGCCCTCTGGCCTGAGCAAGGCG TACCAACCACCCTCCCAATACCAAACTTCTCACACTCACGTAGAGGTCGACACCCACCGTCATCCCTACTACTCCACCCCCATCGATCTCGCTGAACGTGAATACCGCCAGCGTTACCGCCCTGCCCAAGCCTTTTCCACTGAAGACCCTACTTCccactctcactctcactctcactaCCAAACTCAAGACAACTTCCAAGCCAACAACTACACCGTTGAAGGCCGACCCGCTCCCCAATTCTACTCCTCCGAGAAGACTGaaatcaacaacttcaccGTTGACGGACGCTCATCTCGCCCTCAGTACAACCAGACCGAGAAGACCGAGTTTAACAACTTCACTGTTGACGGCCGTTCTTCCCGACCTCAATACACTTCTGAGAAGACTGaaatcaacaacttcacTGTTGACGGCCGCTCTTCCCAGCCTCAGTACCGCGATACCAAGACAACTCAGGTCAACAACTTCACCGTTGACACACCTGTTGCTCGTCCATCTAACAAGAAGGACGTGAGATTCACTGAAGAAACCGTCGAAACTACCAAGGTCGACAacaccaagtccaagatggGTTACtacgacgacgacg GTCAATACAACTCTTTCCGCGCCGGTGCTCACAAGCTCGGTGATCGCATCGCCCATGGAGGTCGTCGCGATATTGAGATTGACATCCACGAGGGTCCCCGTCCCTCTGCTGACTGCCTTCTCAACACTGTCAGCATCCCCTGCCACCACATCCGTCTGGGTGACTTCTTGATGCTCCAGGGCCGTCCCTGCCAGGTCATCCGCATCTCTACCTCCTCTGCCACCGGTCAGTACCGCTACCTTGGTGTCGATCTCTTCACCAAGCAGCTCCACGAGGAGTCCTCTTTCATCTCCAACCCTGCCCCTAGCGTTGTCGTTCAGTCCATGCTCGGCCCTGTCTTCAAGCAGTACCGTGTCCTCGACATGCAGGAGGGTCAAATCGTTGCCATGACCGAGACTGGTGACGTCAAGCAGGGTCTCCCCGTCATTGACCAGTCCAACCTCTACTCCCGCCTCCACAGCGCTTTCGAGTCTGGCCGTGGTTCCGTCCGtgtcctcgtcctcaacgACGGTTCTCGTGAGCTCGCCGTTGACATGAAGGTCATCCACGGCTCTCGCCTGTAA